The Desulfovibrio subterraneus genome has a segment encoding these proteins:
- a CDS encoding vitamin B12-dependent ribonucleotide reductase: MSDITLPADLKPADINTNAEIVLTKRYYRKGPDGKPTENATQMFWRVAAAIAGEEKKYKKSTVKAEVLARDFYDLMTSWKFLPNSPTLMNAGTDLGQLSACFVLPVGDSIEEIFDAVKYAAMIHKSGGGTGFSFSRLRPKEARVGSTGGVASGPVSFLRIFNTATEQVKQGGTRRGANMGILRVDHPDIMEFIKAKEREGEFNNFNFSVALTEDFMKAVEKGEDYPLIAPHTQKERGRLNAREVFEVLVRKAWESGDPGIVFLDRINRDNPTPKLGEIESTNPCGEQPLLPYEACNLGSINLATVFAPEKDAGVDWDELKRIVHLSVRFLDNVIDASRFPLERITEMVHTNRKIGLGVMGWADLLYQLRIPYNSQEAVNLGERVMEFILGEGRAASKQLAKERGAFPAYPDSIFAARDLGPYRNATVTTIAPTGTLSIIAGCSSGIEPLFALSFARNVMDGQRLVETNPYFEAALREEGCWTPKLMESVVAKGSIRKMEDTLPESLRKVFVTAMDIEPVYHLKMQAAFQHHTDNAVSKTVNLPHDATVDDIRNIYWMAYEQGCKGVTVYRDGCLTSQVLCTGDSSKKDDEPKDASAAAGVVCPKRERPDIVYGFTQKVQTGLGVLYVTINEVDGKPFELFTTIGKSGRSITAKAEAIGRLVSLCFRVGVEPVDIVKQLKGIGGEHPVFQKKGLLLSIPDAISSILENRYMKSKIAVHGANGLARQSCPECGQELVFEEGCNKCYSCGYTKCG, translated from the coding sequence ATGTCAGACATTACGCTGCCTGCAGACCTGAAACCGGCCGATATCAACACCAACGCAGAGATCGTGCTTACCAAGCGCTACTACCGCAAGGGACCGGATGGTAAGCCCACCGAAAACGCAACCCAGATGTTCTGGCGCGTTGCCGCCGCCATTGCCGGCGAAGAAAAGAAGTACAAGAAGAGCACGGTAAAGGCCGAGGTGCTTGCCAGAGATTTCTATGATCTGATGACCAGCTGGAAGTTCCTGCCCAACTCCCCCACGCTGATGAACGCGGGCACCGATCTGGGTCAGCTTTCCGCCTGTTTTGTTCTGCCTGTGGGTGACTCCATCGAAGAAATTTTCGACGCCGTTAAGTATGCCGCCATGATCCACAAGTCCGGCGGCGGCACGGGCTTTTCCTTCTCCCGCCTGCGTCCCAAGGAAGCCCGTGTGGGTTCCACCGGCGGCGTTGCCTCCGGCCCTGTCTCGTTTCTGCGCATCTTCAACACCGCCACCGAGCAGGTGAAGCAGGGCGGCACCCGCCGTGGTGCGAACATGGGCATTCTGCGCGTGGACCATCCCGACATCATGGAATTCATCAAGGCCAAGGAAAGGGAAGGGGAGTTCAACAACTTCAACTTCTCCGTGGCGCTGACCGAAGACTTCATGAAGGCCGTGGAAAAGGGTGAGGATTACCCCCTGATTGCGCCGCACACCCAGAAGGAACGCGGCCGCCTGAACGCCCGCGAGGTATTTGAAGTGCTGGTGCGCAAGGCATGGGAAAGCGGCGACCCCGGCATCGTGTTCCTTGACCGCATCAACCGCGACAACCCCACGCCCAAGCTCGGCGAGATTGAATCCACCAACCCCTGCGGTGAGCAGCCCCTGCTGCCGTACGAGGCCTGCAACCTCGGCTCCATCAACCTTGCCACGGTGTTCGCTCCTGAAAAGGACGCCGGTGTGGACTGGGACGAACTCAAGCGCATTGTCCATCTTTCCGTCCGCTTCCTCGATAACGTCATTGATGCTTCCCGCTTCCCGCTGGAACGCATCACCGAGATGGTGCACACCAACCGCAAGATAGGTCTTGGCGTCATGGGCTGGGCAGACCTGCTGTATCAGCTGCGCATACCCTACAACAGTCAGGAAGCCGTGAATCTTGGCGAACGCGTCATGGAATTCATCCTCGGCGAAGGCCGTGCAGCCTCCAAGCAGCTGGCCAAGGAACGTGGGGCATTCCCCGCGTATCCCGATTCCATCTTCGCTGCCCGCGATCTTGGCCCCTACCGCAACGCCACCGTAACCACCATTGCTCCCACGGGCACGCTCTCCATTATCGCGGGCTGCTCTTCCGGCATTGAACCGCTGTTTGCGCTCTCGTTCGCCCGCAACGTGATGGACGGTCAGCGTCTGGTGGAAACCAACCCCTATTTCGAAGCCGCGCTGCGTGAAGAAGGGTGCTGGACGCCCAAGCTCATGGAAAGCGTGGTGGCCAAGGGGTCTATCCGGAAGATGGAAGACACCCTGCCGGAATCGCTGCGCAAGGTCTTTGTTACCGCCATGGATATTGAACCCGTGTATCACCTGAAAATGCAGGCTGCCTTCCAGCACCACACGGACAACGCCGTATCCAAGACCGTGAACCTGCCGCACGATGCCACCGTGGACGACATTCGCAACATCTACTGGATGGCGTATGAGCAAGGCTGCAAGGGCGTAACCGTATATCGTGACGGCTGCCTTACCTCGCAGGTTCTCTGCACGGGCGATTCCAGCAAGAAGGACGACGAACCGAAGGACGCCTCTGCCGCTGCCGGCGTTGTATGCCCCAAGCGTGAACGCCCCGACATTGTCTACGGTTTTACTCAGAAGGTGCAGACCGGCCTTGGTGTGCTGTATGTGACCATCAACGAAGTGGACGGCAAGCCCTTTGAACTGTTCACCACCATCGGCAAGTCCGGCCGTTCCATCACTGCCAAAGCAGAAGCCATCGGCCGCCTTGTTTCCCTGTGCTTCCGCGTAGGGGTAGAGCCTGTGGATATCGTGAAGCAGCTCAAGGGCATTGGCGGCGAGCATCCGGTCTTCCAGAAGAAGGGCCTGCTGCTCTCCATTCCGGACGCCATCTCCTCCATTCTGGAAAACCGCTACATGAAGTCCAAGATTGCCGTGCACGGTGCCAATGGCCTTGCACGCCAGAGCTGCCCCGAATGCGGTCAGGAACTGGTGTTCGAAGAAGGCTGCAACAAGTGCTATTCCTGCGGCTACACCAAGTGCGGCTAG
- a CDS encoding alginate O-acetyltransferase AlgX-related protein has product MFIRIIMALVAALMLVQSVALYGLTSANGLAYMLGIAFMVLLFVPKRAAFSALGSFFVATLLIWGAVVGFGLLGKQGNSPDRILAAYDMVLDTRMYKADVDIAMTQASGDLGVITSDPLVPRMPREIAFRTDALGFRNSSPLRPDDTVLVGGAFIQGSGNTQSDTLASVLGEEFGMSAYSLGAPGDLYAYATRIQAFANDHKGPVYLFLSEGEDFGHYSKTLRPLLHRYVRLMETTAMAKFCIMQLESLRAAESASAVSTLPLENIRIAFSQANISETRKPQCAAGEVFPVLIASLKDSVDGIFFIPTKYRVYAPLLETADASTLPSADWDFLKAACDAAKIPCYNLTEPLQAEARNTWEKSRDLLWWPDDTHWNRNGVTVAAHTIAALQKPEEFGQPLSNGQNDVQGAVQNVSQNATQNATQSDVGNTQSASPAPSGGQDAQPAAGAQKPEEAKATQ; this is encoded by the coding sequence ATGTTCATTCGTATTATCATGGCTTTGGTGGCGGCGCTCATGCTTGTGCAGAGTGTGGCCCTGTACGGTCTTACATCCGCAAACGGTCTTGCCTATATGCTGGGCATTGCCTTCATGGTACTTCTCTTTGTGCCGAAGCGGGCCGCCTTCAGCGCGTTGGGGTCCTTTTTTGTGGCTACCTTGCTGATATGGGGGGCAGTGGTCGGGTTTGGATTGCTCGGCAAGCAGGGCAACAGTCCTGACCGCATTCTCGCAGCCTATGACATGGTGCTTGATACCCGCATGTACAAGGCGGATGTGGATATTGCCATGACGCAGGCTTCCGGCGATCTCGGCGTAATAACCTCCGATCCGCTGGTGCCGCGTATGCCCCGCGAGATTGCGTTCCGTACTGATGCTCTGGGCTTCCGTAACAGCTCTCCTCTGCGGCCGGACGATACCGTGCTGGTCGGCGGAGCATTTATTCAGGGCAGCGGCAACACCCAGAGTGACACGTTGGCATCGGTGCTGGGTGAGGAATTTGGCATGTCTGCCTATTCCCTTGGCGCTCCCGGCGACTTGTATGCCTATGCCACACGCATTCAGGCGTTTGCCAACGATCACAAGGGACCGGTGTACCTCTTTTTGTCTGAAGGTGAAGATTTCGGCCACTACAGTAAAACGCTGCGGCCGTTGCTGCACCGCTATGTGCGGCTGATGGAAACCACCGCCATGGCCAAGTTCTGCATCATGCAGCTTGAATCGTTGCGCGCGGCTGAATCAGCATCGGCCGTGAGCACGCTGCCGCTGGAAAATATCCGCATTGCCTTCAGTCAGGCAAACATCAGCGAAACCAGAAAACCCCAATGCGCTGCGGGAGAGGTGTTCCCCGTGCTGATTGCCTCGCTGAAAGACAGCGTGGACGGGATATTTTTCATACCCACCAAATACCGCGTATATGCTCCTCTGCTGGAAACGGCCGATGCTTCCACCCTGCCCTCTGCGGACTGGGATTTCCTCAAGGCTGCCTGCGATGCAGCAAAGATACCCTGCTACAACCTGACGGAACCTTTGCAGGCAGAGGCCCGCAATACGTGGGAGAAGAGCCGCGACCTGCTCTGGTGGCCGGATGACACCCACTGGAACCGTAACGGCGTGACTGTGGCCGCACACACTATTGCGGCATTGCAGAAGCCGGAGGAGTTCGGGCAGCCTTTAAGCAATGGTCAGAATGATGTTCAAGGGGCGGTTCAGAACGTGAGCCAGAATGCGACTCAGAACGCGACGCAGAGCGATGTGGGGAACACGCAGAGTGCTTCTCCGGCCCCTTCCGGCGGGCAGGATGCACAACCCGCTGCCGGAGCGCAGAAGCCCGAAGAAGCAAAGGCTACCCAGTAG
- the arfB gene encoding alternative ribosome rescue aminoacyl-tRNA hydrolase ArfB: MALITVQPDLAIPEEEFTYTASRSSGPGGQHVNTTSSRITLRFDVQNSPSLTEWQRGKILEKLAGYIDREGVLAISCETQRSQHANRKEAVDRFIQLVQRALKKRPPRKPTRPTLGSKNRRITAKKQRGGVKQMRGKVHDE; the protein is encoded by the coding sequence ATGGCTCTCATCACCGTCCAGCCGGACCTTGCCATTCCCGAAGAGGAATTCACCTACACGGCCTCACGGTCCTCCGGTCCCGGCGGGCAGCATGTAAACACCACCAGTTCGCGCATTACCTTACGGTTTGACGTGCAGAATTCGCCCTCGCTCACCGAGTGGCAGCGCGGCAAGATTCTCGAAAAGCTGGCGGGATACATAGACAGGGAGGGCGTACTTGCCATTTCGTGCGAAACGCAACGCAGTCAGCATGCAAACCGCAAGGAAGCGGTGGACAGGTTCATTCAGCTTGTACAGCGCGCCTTGAAAAAACGCCCGCCTCGTAAACCCACACGGCCCACGCTTGGCTCCAAGAACCGCAGGATAACCGCAAAAAAACAGCGGGGCGGCGTAAAGCAGATGCGCGGCAAGGTGCACGACGAGTAG